A single region of the Lolium perenne isolate Kyuss_39 unplaced genomic scaffold, Kyuss_2.0 unplaced13, whole genome shotgun sequence genome encodes:
- the LOC139834276 gene encoding uncharacterized protein — protein sequence MATCLRKVASEGFGVSMGSRSGVRDTWWWNSDVQKAIKEKIDYFRHLYLDRSADNMDNYKMAKKAAKRAVTKARGRAYEDLYQRLGTKEGEKDMYRMAKIRERKTRDVDQVKCFKDGADQLLMKDKEIKHRWQEYFDGLFNGETESSTIELDNSIDDTSWHFVRRIQESAVKEALRRMKRGKAMGLMVSPLRRGYASET from the coding sequence ATGGCGACCTGTCTTCGTAAGGTGGCCTCAGAGGGGTTTGGAGTGTCCATGGGAAGTAGAAGCGGAGTTAGGGATACCTGGTGGTGGAACTCTGATGTCCAGAAGGCTATTAAGGAGAAGATAGACTATTTCAGACACTTGTACCTGGATAGGAGTGCAGACAACATGGATAATTACAAGATGGCAAAGAAGGCCGCAAAGCGAGCTGTGACTAAAGCAAGGGGTCGGGCGTATGAGGACCTCTACCAGCGGTTAGGAACGAAGGAAGGCGAAAAGGACATGTATAGGATGGCCAAGATCCGAGAGAGGAAGACGAGGGATGTTGACCAAGTCAAATGCTTCAAGGACGGAGCAGACCAGCTCCTGATGAAGGACAAGGAGATTAAGCATAGATGGCAGGAATACTTCGACGGGCTGTTCAATGGGGAGACTGAGAGCTCTACCATTGAACTGGACAACTCCATTGATGATACCAGTTGGCATTTTGTGCGACGAATCCAGGAGTCCGCGGTCAAGGAGGCGTTGAGAAGGATGAAGAGAGGCAAGGCAATGGGCCTGATGGTATCCCCGTTGAGGCGTGGATACGCCTCGGAGACATAg